The DNA sequence TGGGTAATTCTGGAGAGACAATGAATAGGCGgtaaaagaatgtgtgtgtgtatgtgatggtttgtatgtttgACCCAGGGGGTgtcactgttgggaggtgtggccttgctggggtgggtgtggccttgctggggtgggtgtggccttgttggagtgggtgtggccttgttgggtgggtgtggccttgtgggtgtggactttaagaccctcattctggaagccagtgttctagcagccttcagatgaagatgtagaactctcagctcctcctgcaccatgcctgtctggatgctgccacactcctgccttgatgataatggtctgaaccctgaacctgtaagccagctccaatgaaatgttgtccttagaagaacTGCCTTGgatatggtgtctcttcacagcagtaaaaccctaactaagacagtgtgggTTTCATGGATGTGGACATTTAGTGAATCGTGTGTGGATGGTGAAGAGATGGGTACGTAGTATTTGGGTGGGGTATAGTGATAGGGTGTTCACAGTTAATAGATAGTGGTTGATTCTTGGGCTAGTACTACAGGGAAAGAAGATGGCTGGATGGCCACCTAGGTGGCCGGGTGACTAGTGAGGGGTAGATGCTAGATGCAATGCTAGGGTAAGTATGTGGGGATGTGTGCAGAATGGCCGTGGGGTAGGTAGTGAGTAGATGTAGGATGCCAGACGGTGACTAGGTGGTGGATAGGGACCAGTGGCTGCCAGCTTGAAGGTAATGGTAGATTGACCACTGAACGGACGTTGGGTTGTGGACGGTAGGTGACTCCTGCTGATGAATGGCTGGGTGCATGGTGATCGACTAGCTAGATGTGGGTATTGCTTGCAGGTCTGAGAGAAATAGGACAACGGAGAGCCCACAGTGGATCCTAGAAGGGAAATTGTGTGGATTATGTGTGTGGGGATGTGGCACTGTGGCCTTGGGTGACAGAGTGGTTCACCAGACCCAACAGTCCTGGGCTAGAGAATGGGCCTGGGGATTAATATGTGAGATGGAATGTGGGACAATCCTCCACCCTGTCCCACTTCCCAACATTTCCTCCTTCGGTAGCCCGGTTGGAAAAAATCCTCTTCCTACCATATCTGGCGCCACACAATGCCACACCTCACATTCTAACCTGGAGATTGGGGGAGGAGGTCTGAAGTGGCCAAGACTAGGTTCTGGGGTAGGGTGGTGTCTAGAGAGGTGGAGGCCAGGTCCTTCCGGCGGCCCTGCAGAGGAGAGGGCGGGAGTGTGAATGAGGGGCCGGCTGCGAGCGCGTGTGTGGGCGGAGAGCTCGGAGGAGGACCGAGGGAGGCGAGCTCCCGAGCCAGCGTGGAATCCCGCAAGCGCCAGCGGTGAGTGTCCATGAGTGTGCAGGAGGCACAACGCACCCTCCTCAACCTCGCCAGCAGGGTTCCGTCTTCCGAAGTGCACCTTGACagccaggggtggggaggagagcgAGTGCGGTAAGGAGTTAGTGGGAGCGCCCCGAGGAAGGGACGGGTGTGGGTCCTCCCTGGCAACCAAATGCGGGGGAGGGGGGCTCTGGATCAAGCGTCCCTCTACCGCCTGCGGTCCACAACATCTAGCCCTCTGCACCCCAGAGCGGATAGAGGTGTGGGGGGCTCTCGCAGCGGAGGACACCAGGCACCAGGCAAGAACAAGGCAGCCTGTGGGGCACTTGCCCCATCTAGCTCAATCCTTGTTGCAGTCTTGGCTCCCCAGATTTTCCCTGGgactctcctgctctctccctctttcttccctcactcTTCAGCTCTGTCACCTCTTCGAATGGCCTCTGTGgccactctccctccctcatttccgAATGTCTCTGAAACATTTCTTTGGGTCTCTGTTCTGGAGGTTCCCAGAACTCTGGGTCTCAGCTGGGAGCGGTTCTCAGGGATCTCATGGGCTCTGGGCAGGGGACCACTGGGATGGCATGGCTGCCTACTGCCAGGGGGTGCCCATCACAGGGTGTGTCCCCCTTCCAGACTTCCTTGGAACTCTGAAACTTGAGCTAACCAAGGTGGACATTTGGTAGAAGGACCCTCATTTTCCAGACTAGCGGTTGACCTTGTGGAGGCCCAAGGTACCTGCCTCCCAGAGAGGTGTCAGCCATTCCACCCTGCCGTACGTCACCTTAGCCCAGTCTCCTTCCGAAGCTTAGCCCAGTCTCCTTCCGAAGCACAGGCCTGTGGCCGTGGGCTGCCAGACTAAAGTCTGCCAATCCCTGTCAGACCACACTCATTTCTTGGTCTGGCATGAGCTAGGCCCCAAGAACACCCCCACATCCCTCTACCCTACgcccaccaccaccctgctgcaGTACTGGGGGAAAGTCTGAGGGTGGGCCTGTGATTTCTGGCAGGGACTCAGAAGTTAGCCTCAGTCTACCCTTCCATGAGGGTGGGCCTATGATTTCTGGCAGGGACTCCTTTCTCACTGTGGAGGCTCTGATCCAGCCTCCCAATTTGTACTGGCCTGGGTAGACATGGCCATAAGCAGGCAAGATGTCAGCTTTCCTCATGGCCTGAGGGTCTGTGGGTGAAGGGTTCTTGGGCAGGATCGGGGCACCTTGGCCTCTGGCTGGCTCAGATTCAGTCCAGTGTTCTCCCAACCTCCTGACTCAGACGTGTTTGGGTCCCCGGGTCGGCTGTGTTCTCTGTTGTTCATTGCCTCAACACATGAATCTTTCTTGCTGCTCAGACTGCCTGCTCTCCATCCCTTAGAGCGTCCTCAggccagctgaccttcctccaggaagccttcctggcTCTCAAAGCTGGGTCAATCTCTCCCCATCTTGCCACATTCTCTATGGTCCTGGGCACTGTATGGCAGCTGTCCTGTGCTCTTGAAATCAGCCCTGAGCTGTGGGGGCTGGGCCTGGCTAGGCTAAGGTGGGGAGGgtccctggaggaggaggaggaggaggaggaggaggaggaggaggaggaggaggagaacaccTAGCACTGGCTGCAGTGGATTCTTCATTTCTAATCTTGTCTTTGTGTAGCCCAGTAGCAACAGCATGAGCACCCCACAGTCTGCTGCACCAGAGAGCCCCACTGAGGGCCCCGGAGGCCCAACAGGGAAGGTAAGTGACTGAGGggcaggagacaggagggagCTCTGGCCTATGACTTCAATATGCTTCTCATCTCTGccagcctcagtttacccttcCATGTGGGGGAGGACATTGCTATTTTTGTAGAAATTTGGTGGATAAAGCAAATGGCCCTGGCTTACTTAGCACCTCTTCTGAGCCTGGGGACACCAAGGCTTCCTCCCCAAGCACGGGATCACACTTTTCTCTGTAGGGTGATACAATTCTcagggttttttgggggggatgttGATGCAGCAAGATGTTTAAATCTGTAGTAGGGTACACTGATGCAATCCCAGTAGTCTAGGGAGCTAGTCAGAGGATcgagaccagccttggctacttAGTGGGTTTCAAACAGTCTAGGGTATAAGGACTTGTTTCAGAAGTAAAATGAACTGAGATTCTCGTCCTGCACAGAGAAGCAGGGTCACAGCAAGCTGCCTTAGGTCCACAGGGCCAGGGAAGGAAGAGCAGCCTAGACTCTGGGCTCATGGGCGCAGCTGCCCTGATGGTCTGGCGGGCTTGGCCATTTTACCATAGTGGGCACCCTCCAGACAGAACCCGTGGCTGAGGGACAAGAGATAAAACAGAATAGCATGTAGGGAAGGAGCCAGGTTGGGGAAGGAGGCCTGACTCGTCAAGGCCAGCATAGTGACAGCCTCaggaggtccagctgtgggggcAGGATGGGGTCCCCCTCTGCTGTCTTCTGAGGCCCTTTATCTTTCAACCCATAGGTGGCCCAGCCTGGTGACACTTGTTCTCAGACCTCAGGGTCACCTGCAGTACTTGGTTAATAGGGTCCTGGGTAGAGCATGGAAGTGTGTGGGAGGAACCAGTGTCCATTGGTTCTAAGCAGCCATTCAGCGGCAGTGTGCCTGCTCTGTGCCTACCCTCCTGGAGGACTGTGTGCCACTGTGCAAAGGCACATACACTAGGCAGCCATCTTTTCCAGAACTTCAGGAGGGTACAGAGGTGGGGCAGTGCAAGTCAGGACCTCACGGCACCGAGGGATGGAGCTGTGTGAGGCAGCCTCGGCCTTGAAAAGCCTTGAATGGGAGGTGGGGTTGGTGAGGGCACCCAGAGGGCGTGTGGGCACCGAACAATGAAGGAGAGCCAGCTCTGATTGCCATGGCAACATCTTCTCTAGCTTCTTGGCCTgccatggggaaggaggaggccaAGGACCCAGCAGGGAGGCCCCAAAAAGGAACTGTGCTGGCTTCCAGGTACAGAAAGCAGCTGGGGTGCTCAGTCCTGGGCTTCCTCCTGAATGACTGACTGGTCTCTACCAGCTTAGGCTCTGTCTGTGAAATGggcttctttgggtctgagtCCAGGTGAGTTCTGTGGTGTTCCCTGGGTGCCTAGTTCCCCAGTGCTGGAACAAGGCAGGGCTGTTCATCCTGCCTGTTCTTGGCCTTCCTAGTAGGGCaggacagagggcagaagaggcagagccagcagtCCATAACCCAGTATTACCCTGATCCTCCCTGCTCTCTCTATAGGCCACAGTAGGTATCCGGGAGAAGGGCCCTCGGCTCTGTCAGCGACTGCCCTCTATTGTGGTGGAACCCACTGAAGCGGGTGCTGTGGAAAGTGGGGAGCTGCGCTGGCCACCCGAGGGTACGCAGAGGGGTACCCCTCAGATCCAGGCTGCTGCTGGTGAGAACACAGCCCCCACTTCCTGTCTGTGTTTGCAGTAGGTGTGGGACCCCTGCACTGGTTCACACCCCAGCACCTACagcatctgcctctacctctcagaTCCCTAACCAGGGCCGGGGACTCTGCCTCACC is a window from the Mastomys coucha isolate ucsf_1 unplaced genomic scaffold, UCSF_Mcou_1 pScaffold6, whole genome shotgun sequence genome containing:
- the Lbhd2 gene encoding LBH domain-containing protein 2 isoform X2 encodes the protein MSTPQSAAPESPTEGPGGPTGKATVGIREKGPRLCQRLPSIVVEPTEAGAVESGELRWPPEGTQRGTPQIQAAAAPSPSPPGTPGKEADDDVIEGASSGHQAFSAPVTDRGMAGSAL
- the Lbhd2 gene encoding LBH domain-containing protein 2 isoform X1, which produces MVKRWPSSNSMSTPQSAAPESPTEGPGGPTGKATVGIREKGPRLCQRLPSIVVEPTEAGAVESGELRWPPEGTQRGTPQIQAAAAPSPSPPGTPGKEADDDVIEGASSGHQAFSAPVTDRGMAGSAL